One part of the Rutidosis leptorrhynchoides isolate AG116_Rl617_1_P2 chromosome 1, CSIRO_AGI_Rlap_v1, whole genome shotgun sequence genome encodes these proteins:
- the LOC139900491 gene encoding uncharacterized protein, with protein sequence MNGDVKNRIGDFPVKKRREYYRAWSKSPCEPETSLICYLLCYLCAAGSRRLPELPCSYKAVFDFQPVGILLFLLLLITGKINSSHTHGYLRSCPISLGAGRSRGSRDTRVRIRVGSWNVGTLTSKAHELVNTLRKSKVDILCVQETRWRGEEAVDVDDYRLWFSGSRVARNGVGILIGPLYKDNIVGVDRCSDRIMSVRVVIQEETYMVICAYAPHAGLGDDEKVRFWEALDEVVRSCPADHRLVIGGDLNGHIGTISDEYTGVHGGFGYGVRNEEGRSILEFAVAHELVVANSFFRKTEAQLATFHSGGHSTQIDYLLLRKGDLRACRDCRALTTWTCSTQHRLLVMDLVLQRRVTKRVRPVQPRILWKNLIEGKAETFKTSVLERVEAGMDTVTQMDADQMWNRMASAIRDVAKETLGVAVGTSRGHKSNRESWWISDEVQTKVALKQQRFKELITCRDGTREDRTRAEERYKEANREAKKAVARAKDKAYEDLYRKLDSKEGANDIYRIAKARERRRRDIDNIKFIKDEAGQTLVKEEEIRKRWEGYFSTLFVGEGPGRQEVPQDLGIRQFRNNSFCRRIRKEEDACGKHRVFPDRSRLAPGIGP encoded by the exons ggaATATTACCGAGCTTGGAGCAAAAGTCCTTGCGAACCAGAAACCTCGCTAATTTGCTATCTGCTCTGCTACCTCTGTGCCGCCGGTAGCCGCCGGTTGCCGGAACTCCCTTGTTCTTACAAGGCCGT CTTTGATTTTCAACCTGTAGGAATCCTGTTATTCCTGTTACTACTTATTAcg GGTAAGATTAACTCGTCACATACGCATGGTTACTTGAGGTCATGTCCTATTAGTTTAGGGGCGGGTAGGTCTAGAGGGAGTAGAGATACTCGCGTTAGGATTAGAGTAGGTAGTTGGAATGTAGGAACTTTGACTAGCAAAGCCCATGAACTTGTAAATACGCTACGTAAGAGTAAAGTGGACATATTGTGTGTTCAAGAGACCAGATGGAGGGGTGAAGAGGCGGTTGACGTGGACGACTACAGGTTGTGGTTCTCGGGTTCTAGAGTAGCTAGAAACGGGGTAGGGATCCTTATAGGACCCCTTTATAAGGATAATATTGTGGGTGTGGATAGGTgtagcgataggattatgtcggttagggTAGTTATCCAGGAGGAGACTTACATGGTCATTTGCGCTTACGCACCCCATGCTGGTTTAGGAGATGATGAAAAAGTTCGCTTTTGGGAAGCGTTAGATGAAGTTGTGAGGAGTTGCCCCGCCGACCACCGATTGGTTATTGGGGGAGACCTTAATGGTCATATAGGAACGATCTCGGACGAATATACGGGTGTCCATGGGGGCTTTGGGTACGGAGTTCGGAATGAAGAAGGACGATCTATTCTCGAATTCGCTGTTGCCCACGAACTGGTTGTTGCAAACTCCTTCTTTAGGAAGACGGAAGCACAACTAGCTACTTTCCACAGTGGGGGACATAGTACCCAGATTGACTATTTGCTGCTTCGCAAAGGGGACCTTAGAGCTTGCAGAGACTGTAGAGCCCTGACTACCTGGACTTGTTCCACCCAACACAGATTATTGGTCATGGACTTGGTTCTGCAGAGGCGGGTTACTAAAAGAGTGAGACCCGTCCAACCTAGGATCCTTTGGAAGAATCTGATTGAAGGGAAAGCCGAAACTTTTAAAACTTCAGTGTTGGAAAGAGTAGAGGCAGGAATGGATACCGTTACTCAAATGGACGCAGATCAGATGTGGAATAGGATGGCATCTGCTATTAGGGATGTTGCCAAGGAAACCTTAGGTGTGGCAGTAGGGACATCGAGAGGACATAAGTCTAATAGAGAATCATGGTGGATTAGTGATGAGGTTCAAACCAAAGTCGCACTTAAGCAACAGAGGTTTAAGGAGCTCATTACATGCCGGGACGGGACACGTGAAGATAGAACTAGGGCAGAAGAGAGGTATAAAGAAGCCAACAGAGAAGCTAAGAAGGCCGTTGCCCGTGCAAAAGATAAAGCGTATGAAGACTTGTATAGGAAACTAGACTCCAAAGAAGGAGCAAATGATATTTACAGGATTGCAAAAGCTAGGGAGCGTAGGAGGAGGGATatagataacatcaagtttatcaaggATGAAGCCGGTCAAACCTTAGTGAAGGAAGAagaaattaggaaaagatgggaagggtaTTTCTCAACTCTTTTCGTGGGTGAAGGACCTGGGCGCCAAGAAGTTCCGCAGGACTTGGGAATAAGACAATTCCGGAACAACAGTTTCTGTAGGAGAATCAGGAAGGAAGAA GACGCCTGTGGGAAACACAGAGTATTTCCCGATAGAAGTAGGCTTGcaccagggatcggcccttag